From Chryseobacterium salivictor, a single genomic window includes:
- a CDS encoding TlpA family protein disulfide reductase: MKKLIQLFLLLISTIFFAQKVPEINKTEFSEEALNQKITALEGKKISISDVLKKHEGRILIIDFWASWCRDCILALPATKELKEKNPEIDFVYFSLDRSHEQWKRGLDKYEITSQENYWFDEGWKNNFNNYIDLNWVPRFMIIDQTGKIAKYYSIHPNDQDIQTTIDSLKQKSF, translated from the coding sequence ATGAAAAAACTAATTCAACTATTTCTATTATTAATTTCAACGATATTTTTTGCACAAAAAGTTCCCGAAATTAACAAAACCGAATTTTCAGAAGAGGCTTTAAACCAAAAAATAACCGCTCTGGAAGGAAAGAAAATTTCCATCTCAGATGTTTTGAAAAAACACGAAGGCCGAATCTTAATTATTGATTTCTGGGCGAGTTGGTGTCGCGACTGTATCCTCGCACTGCCTGCTACAAAAGAGTTAAAAGAAAAAAATCCCGAAATAGACTTTGTGTATTTTTCGCTGGACCGTTCCCACGAACAGTGGAAAAGAGGATTGGATAAATATGAAATTACCTCCCAGGAAAATTATTGGTTTGACGAAGGTTGGAAAAACAATTTCAATAATTACATCGATTTGAATTGGGTGCCACGATTTATGATCATTGATCAAACCGGTAAAATTGCCAAGTATTACTCCATTCATCCGAACGATCAGGATATTCAGACAACGATTGATTCTTTAAAACAGAAGTCTTTTTAA
- a CDS encoding DUF1572 family protein, giving the protein MKELFIKRFQYYKELAEKTFDQVSEEQLFWKYNEESNSIATLAKHLSGNMLSRWTDFRTEDGEKPNRNRDAEFENDINSKAEMLTVWEKGWTVFFGALNQIKEENWNDTILIRGEQLSILDAVLRQFAHHPYHIGQIVYLGKMLTNTNWKTLSIAKNESEKFNSEKLKSLDSPEIQENSSPVCFAKSDEIRDDYKI; this is encoded by the coding sequence ATGAAAGAGCTTTTCATCAAACGTTTTCAATATTATAAAGAACTTGCCGAAAAAACTTTCGATCAGGTTTCTGAGGAACAGCTGTTTTGGAAATACAATGAAGAAAGTAATTCTATCGCCACTTTAGCAAAACACCTTTCGGGAAATATGCTTTCGCGCTGGACTGATTTCCGTACCGAAGACGGCGAAAAACCGAACCGCAACCGCGACGCCGAATTTGAAAATGACATTAATTCCAAAGCAGAAATGCTGACGGTCTGGGAAAAAGGATGGACTGTTTTTTTCGGTGCTTTGAACCAGATTAAAGAAGAAAACTGGAATGATACCATCCTCATCCGTGGTGAACAACTCAGCATTCTGGATGCCGTTCTACGACAGTTCGCCCATCATCCTTACCACATCGGGCAAATCGTTTATCTCGGAAAAATGTTGACAAACACAAACTGGAAAACCCTGTCCATCGCAAAAAATGAGTCTGAAAAATTTAATTCAGAAAAATTAAAAAGTCTTGATTCACCGGAAATTCAGGAAAATTCTTCACCGGTTTGTTTCGCAAAAAGCGATGAAATTCGGGACGATTATAAGATCTGA
- a CDS encoding cupin domain-containing protein, whose protein sequence is MKTNGGIHNLEQVLLDLKTKKHLSFDDVCDLLFTFQFKDFDELFQISPLEVPNETLMRIPVYHDEFVASLKIWGINNYSAIRDHSNYDAKIKVLKGSLTEASYRENSNFIEYDSKTTARVGDVLVEEQTDINSIINNSEGISVSLHIYRTPKLWVEGVRIFDTENRKIAYLSSEAKSCSWNLPQNHYKKIIQI, encoded by the coding sequence ATGAAAACAAATGGTGGAATACATAATCTGGAGCAGGTTTTACTGGATTTAAAAACCAAGAAACATTTAAGTTTCGACGATGTCTGCGACTTGTTGTTTACGTTTCAGTTCAAAGATTTCGACGAATTATTTCAAATTTCTCCTTTAGAAGTTCCGAACGAAACCCTGATGCGAATTCCGGTTTATCATGATGAATTTGTGGCTTCGCTAAAGATCTGGGGAATTAATAATTATTCTGCAATCCGAGACCATTCCAATTACGACGCAAAAATCAAAGTTTTAAAAGGAAGCTTAACCGAAGCCAGTTATCGTGAAAATTCAAACTTTATCGAATATGACTCGAAAACAACTGCCAGAGTTGGTGATGTTTTGGTAGAAGAACAAACCGACATCAATTCTATCATTAATAATTCGGAAGGCATTTCGGTGAGTCTTCATATTTACAGAACTCCGAAATTATGGGTGGAAGGCGTCAGAATTTTTGACACTGAAAACCGAAAAATCGCCTACCTCTCCAGTGAAGCGAAATCCTGCTCCTGGAATTTACCGCAAAATCATTACAAAAAAATCATTCAAATATAA
- the glgP gene encoding alpha-glucan family phosphorylase, with product MDFKNFSMPYSINPDYAQKVAYFSMEFAIDQALKIYSGGLGFLAGSHMKSAYNLKQDIVGIGILWKFGYYDQARNHDQTLQPTWTRKMYSFLQDMGIMYQIEIHSAPVWVKVYYLAPEIFHTAPMFFLSTDVPENDHVSKTICHRLYDANESTKLAQYILLGKGGAKLLDMMNFERDVYHLNEAHGLPAAFYLLKKFGGDLEKVKEKLVFTTHTPEEAGNEKHNIFMCHDMSYFSGLSIDEVKTIEGVEDDRFNHSLCALRMARIANGVSQLHGVVSRAMWSKYSKICEIKAITNAQEYKYWADKPLYQSKDEDDSTMFDFRKKHLKKRLFKIVADQTGNLFDSNVFTIVWARRFAGYKRADLLLHDKERFEKLLNNPKYPVQIIWAGKPYPMDYSAISTFNGLVEESKNYKNMAVLTGYELALSKSMKQGSDLWLNNPRVPREASGTSGMSAAMNGSVNLSTDDGWIPEFAKHGENSFVVPKADYENMSVYDQDNYDLGKLYEILENEIIPMYYDRPAEWRKVQQTAMDDVKIAFNSDRMADEYYKQIYIK from the coding sequence ATGGACTTTAAAAACTTTTCGATGCCGTACAGCATCAACCCCGATTACGCACAAAAAGTGGCTTACTTTTCAATGGAATTTGCCATTGATCAGGCCTTAAAAATATATTCCGGAGGCCTTGGGTTTTTAGCCGGTTCTCATATGAAAAGCGCTTATAATTTGAAGCAGGATATCGTAGGAATCGGTATTTTATGGAAGTTCGGTTATTACGATCAGGCCAGAAATCATGACCAGACCTTGCAGCCAACCTGGACCCGGAAAATGTATTCGTTTTTGCAGGATATGGGAATCATGTATCAGATCGAAATTCATTCTGCTCCTGTTTGGGTAAAAGTGTATTATTTGGCACCTGAAATTTTCCATACAGCTCCGATGTTTTTTCTTTCCACGGATGTTCCGGAAAATGACCATGTTTCAAAAACCATCTGTCACCGCTTGTATGATGCCAATGAATCGACCAAACTCGCGCAGTATATTCTGTTGGGAAAAGGGGGAGCAAAGTTGTTGGACATGATGAATTTCGAACGGGATGTTTATCATTTGAATGAAGCGCACGGTCTCCCGGCAGCATTTTATCTGTTGAAAAAATTCGGCGGCGATTTGGAAAAAGTGAAAGAGAAACTGGTATTTACCACCCATACGCCTGAAGAAGCCGGAAACGAGAAGCACAATATTTTTATGTGCCATGATATGTCGTATTTTTCGGGATTATCGATTGACGAAGTGAAAACGATTGAAGGTGTTGAAGATGACCGTTTTAACCATTCTCTCTGTGCGCTGCGCATGGCGAGAATTGCCAATGGAGTTTCCCAGTTGCACGGCGTAGTGTCGCGGGCAATGTGGAGCAAATATTCTAAAATTTGCGAAATCAAAGCGATTACCAATGCGCAGGAATATAAATACTGGGCAGATAAACCTTTATATCAGTCGAAAGATGAAGATGATTCGACGATGTTTGATTTCAGAAAGAAACATTTAAAGAAAAGATTATTCAAAATTGTGGCAGATCAAACTGGAAATTTATTTGATTCAAATGTATTCACCATTGTTTGGGCCCGAAGATTCGCCGGTTATAAAAGAGCGGATTTATTACTTCACGATAAAGAACGGTTTGAAAAATTATTAAATAATCCGAAATATCCGGTACAGATTATTTGGGCAGGAAAGCCTTACCCAATGGATTATTCAGCGATTTCTACTTTTAATGGTTTAGTAGAAGAGAGCAAGAATTACAAAAACATGGCGGTGCTTACCGGTTATGAATTAGCATTGAGTAAATCGATGAAGCAGGGATCGGATCTTTGGTTAAATAATCCGCGCGTACCGAGGGAAGCATCCGGAACCTCTGGAATGAGCGCTGCGATGAACGGCTCCGTAAACCTGTCCACCGATGATGGCTGGATTCCTGAGTTTGCAAAACATGGCGAGAACTCTTTTGTAGTTCCAAAAGCAGATTACGAAAATATGAGCGTTTACGATCAGGATAATTACGACCTCGGGAAATTATATGAAATTTTAGAAAACGAAATTATTCCCATGTATTATGATCGGCCGGCGGAGTGGAGAAAAGTGCAGCAAACCGCAATGGATGATGTTAAAATTGCCTTTAATTCTGACCGGATGGCCGATGAATATTATAAGCAGATTTACATTAAATAA
- a CDS encoding DUF3667 domain-containing protein: protein MIGLENRCKNCSQHLLLNQKYCHACGQKSDTHRINFHFLLHEVQHGILHVHSGIVFTIRELFTRPGHMLREYLDGRRKQHFPPLLFVLVMGSVCALIQFFLKHKTEAKSDHTLTTNLSKTEIANYIDFKGLIAYFEHIFEWLGGHLAFTILLMLPIAALAFFLGFRKYRYNYPEWLVILLFLAGQCLTFYVPFIFLSHFAGNFNFLFFVLCWAFVTFSLIQLFNSRGKWYVFLRACWSLFLSYLFSVIYIIFAILLITAVGILLYGYDNIIPKIMNKL, encoded by the coding sequence ATGATTGGCCTTGAGAACCGTTGCAAAAATTGCAGTCAACATTTGCTTTTGAATCAAAAATACTGTCACGCCTGTGGCCAAAAAAGTGATACGCACCGGATTAATTTTCACTTTCTTCTGCATGAAGTTCAGCACGGTATTTTGCATGTACACAGCGGAATTGTTTTCACCATAAGGGAACTTTTTACAAGACCCGGCCACATGTTGCGCGAATATCTCGATGGCAGGCGAAAACAGCACTTTCCGCCGCTGCTTTTTGTTTTGGTAATGGGTTCGGTGTGCGCGCTGATTCAGTTTTTTTTGAAACATAAAACGGAAGCAAAAAGTGATCATACACTGACGACAAATTTATCAAAAACAGAAATCGCTAACTATATTGATTTTAAAGGTCTTATCGCTTATTTTGAGCATATTTTCGAGTGGCTGGGTGGACATCTGGCTTTTACCATTTTGCTGATGCTTCCCATTGCGGCGCTTGCTTTCTTTTTGGGTTTCAGAAAATACCGGTATAATTATCCTGAATGGCTGGTTATCCTTCTTTTTCTTGCTGGACAGTGCCTAACTTTTTATGTTCCGTTTATTTTTCTCAGTCATTTTGCAGGGAATTTTAATTTTCTGTTTTTCGTGCTTTGTTGGGCTTTTGTTACTTTTTCACTTATTCAGCTTTTTAACAGCCGCGGGAAATGGTATGTTTTTTTACGGGCATGTTGGTCTCTGTTTCTCAGTTATTTATTTTCAGTAATCTACATCATATTTGCGATTTTATTGATCACCGCAGTAGGAATTTTGCTGTATGGCTATGATAATATTATTCCTAAAATAATGAATAAACTGTGA
- a CDS encoding DUF962 domain-containing protein: MENRIKNFKDFYDFYLTEHSNKWTRIFHFVGTLLIFVVIFYVIRSGKERFLWYIPIIGYGFAWFSHAVFEKNKPATFRYPLWSLIADFKMFFDLIMGKQKFRP, from the coding sequence ATGGAGAACAGAATTAAAAATTTCAAGGACTTTTACGACTTTTATCTCACGGAGCATTCCAATAAATGGACGAGGATTTTCCATTTCGTGGGAACACTTTTAATATTTGTGGTTATCTTTTATGTTATCCGATCGGGAAAAGAAAGGTTTCTGTGGTATATTCCTATAATTGGATATGGATTCGCCTGGTTCAGCCACGCGGTATTCGAAAAGAACAAACCGGCCACTTTCAGATATCCGTTGTGGAGTTTGATAGCTGATTTCAAAATGTTCTTTGATCTGATAATGGGCAAGCAGAAGTTCAGACCTTAA
- a CDS encoding alpha-amylase family glycosyl hydrolase translates to MKKVLIFLVFSLLTSCNSVKKIQEKPFVWEGANVYFLLTDRFKNGDPSNDINYGRKEKAAVLRGFEGGDLRGVIQKIDDNYFSDLGINAIWITPIVEQIHGATNEGTGNTYGFHGYWTKDWTELDPNFGTKNDLGELVEKAHKKGIRIVLDAVINHTGPVTDIDEAYPDSWVRTSPTCTYNNFKNTTECTLVANLPDILTESDESAELPRMLVDKWKREGKYESEMKSLDAFFGRTGYPRAPKYYIMKWLADYVQEYGIDGYRVDTVKHTNEDVWKDFQKVCQEAFDIYKRNNPSKVLDNNLFFTVGEVYGYGISQKQNYDLGDKKVNYYQNGFKSLINFDFKGDANQPYEELFSNYSKLLHSDLNGKTVMNYLTSHDDGSPFDKERKRTYEAGTKLLLAPGISQVYYGDETARTLAVAGAEGDANLRSNMNWTDSNNNLATQKLLEHYQKLGKFRADHSSVGAGVHRMISSSPYWFTRSYNDDKVLIGLDLNSGIKEISVSGIFDDGIRLRDAYSGEIITVQNGKATINTHYSIVLFEKI, encoded by the coding sequence ATGAAAAAAGTTCTTATTTTCCTCGTTTTTAGTTTATTGACCTCGTGTAATTCCGTTAAAAAAATTCAAGAAAAACCATTTGTTTGGGAAGGTGCCAATGTTTATTTTCTTTTGACCGATCGTTTCAAAAATGGAGATCCTTCCAATGATATAAATTATGGAAGAAAAGAAAAAGCTGCGGTTCTTCGTGGATTTGAAGGTGGTGATTTAAGAGGGGTTATTCAAAAAATTGATGATAATTACTTTTCTGATTTAGGAATTAACGCGATATGGATAACTCCCATTGTAGAGCAGATTCACGGCGCAACCAATGAAGGAACAGGAAACACTTATGGTTTTCATGGGTATTGGACCAAAGACTGGACGGAACTCGATCCGAACTTCGGAACCAAAAATGACCTTGGAGAATTGGTAGAGAAAGCCCATAAAAAGGGAATTCGAATTGTCTTAGATGCAGTTATTAATCACACCGGTCCGGTGACTGATATCGATGAAGCTTATCCTGATTCCTGGGTACGAACTTCGCCAACCTGTACTTATAATAATTTTAAAAATACAACAGAATGTACTTTGGTGGCTAATCTTCCAGACATTTTAACTGAATCAGACGAATCTGCTGAACTGCCGCGAATGTTAGTGGATAAATGGAAAAGAGAGGGAAAATATGAATCTGAAATGAAATCCCTTGACGCCTTTTTTGGGAGAACAGGTTATCCTCGGGCACCGAAATATTACATTATGAAATGGCTGGCTGATTATGTTCAGGAATACGGAATTGACGGTTATCGCGTTGATACCGTAAAACACACCAACGAAGACGTTTGGAAAGATTTCCAGAAAGTTTGTCAGGAAGCTTTTGATATTTACAAAAGAAATAATCCTTCGAAAGTACTTGATAACAATCTGTTTTTCACTGTTGGTGAAGTGTATGGCTATGGAATTTCTCAAAAACAAAATTACGATTTAGGTGATAAAAAAGTAAATTATTATCAAAATGGTTTTAAGTCGCTCATCAATTTTGATTTTAAAGGAGATGCAAACCAACCTTATGAAGAACTCTTTTCTAATTATTCAAAATTATTGCATTCTGATTTAAATGGAAAGACAGTCATGAACTATTTAACTTCTCACGATGACGGTTCACCCTTTGACAAGGAAAGGAAAAGAACTTATGAGGCAGGAACAAAATTATTATTAGCACCTGGAATTTCACAGGTTTATTACGGAGATGAAACGGCCAGAACATTAGCGGTCGCCGGTGCAGAAGGTGATGCAAATCTCCGTTCGAACATGAACTGGACTGATTCAAACAATAATTTAGCTACCCAGAAACTATTGGAACACTATCAGAAATTAGGGAAGTTCAGAGCGGATCATTCTTCAGTAGGAGCAGGCGTTCACCGGATGATTTCCTCTTCGCCATACTGGTTCACGAGAAGTTATAATGATGATAAAGTGTTAATCGGTTTAGACTTGAATTCTGGAATTAAAGAAATTTCGGTATCGGGAATTTTTGATGATGGCATTCGTCTTCGGGATGCTTATTCGGGGGAAATCATTACTGTTCAAAACGGAAAAGCAACAATTAATACTCATTATTCCATCGTTTTATTTGAAAAAATTTAA
- a CDS encoding lipopolysaccharide biosynthesis protein, whose translation MSVVARQGFKYSLIGYFGFLLGTISAIFIFPYDMEFYGKLRYIMPTAEMLLPIVVFGLSFSTVKFFHQTQKEGKHQNLLSLSFAGVLVNFIIFSLLFFAFFLLFPQFKTLQLWKMKMLILPLILIMSLSAVFNKYLTNFKRIVVPNIFENLFPKIANLGAFCLFFFLGVSEKGSYGFFLGMFILSLVGYFFYANKLEKIQPDFSTDYIKKDNLWKEILNYSFYGFLGNIGNYIAFRVDNFMIGEFLNFEENGVYSIILSILSFILIPQMGLFNISAPIINKTIAEGEFEELDRFHKKTSLTLFFLGAVLFSCILVGFPYLSNFIKNGEQLQQAEPVVWILGFAMLFDLATGFNGHIISLSKYYRFNIVVMLFLAITTISLNYLFLTKTQFGIIGIAMATAISLTLFNMIKIYFNYVKFKVFPLTIEMMYVFIICTLAITLAIMFPVTNSNLVNLLYKPAFVLIVIFGANHVMKIFPTEDYLNKKFFKSIFKF comes from the coding sequence ATGAGTGTAGTTGCTCGCCAGGGTTTTAAATATTCCTTAATCGGATATTTTGGTTTTTTACTGGGAACCATTTCTGCGATTTTTATTTTCCCGTATGACATGGAGTTCTACGGCAAATTGCGCTACATTATGCCGACCGCCGAAATGCTTTTGCCTATCGTGGTTTTTGGACTTTCTTTTTCTACCGTTAAGTTTTTTCATCAGACCCAAAAAGAGGGTAAACATCAAAATTTACTTTCCCTTTCCTTTGCCGGGGTTCTGGTGAATTTCATCATTTTTTCGCTTTTATTTTTCGCTTTTTTCCTGTTGTTTCCTCAATTCAAAACTCTGCAGTTGTGGAAAATGAAAATGTTAATTCTGCCGCTTATTCTGATAATGTCTTTATCTGCAGTTTTCAATAAGTATCTCACCAACTTCAAGCGGATTGTTGTTCCGAATATTTTCGAAAATCTCTTTCCCAAAATCGCCAATTTGGGAGCTTTCTGTTTGTTTTTCTTTTTAGGTGTTTCAGAAAAAGGATCGTATGGATTTTTCTTAGGAATGTTTATTTTATCATTGGTAGGCTATTTTTTTTATGCCAATAAACTTGAAAAAATACAGCCCGATTTCAGTACAGATTATATAAAAAAAGACAACCTTTGGAAAGAAATCCTGAATTATAGTTTTTATGGTTTCCTGGGAAATATCGGGAATTATATCGCTTTCCGGGTTGACAATTTCATGATTGGAGAATTTCTGAATTTTGAAGAAAATGGAGTTTACAGTATTATTTTATCAATTCTCTCTTTTATCCTTATTCCGCAAATGGGTCTGTTCAATATCTCGGCGCCGATTATCAATAAAACCATTGCTGAAGGTGAATTCGAAGAACTGGACCGTTTCCATAAAAAAACTTCTTTAACCCTGTTTTTTCTGGGTGCCGTATTATTCTCGTGTATTTTGGTGGGATTCCCTTACCTGAGCAATTTTATAAAAAATGGGGAACAGTTGCAGCAAGCCGAACCTGTGGTCTGGATTTTAGGATTCGCCATGCTTTTCGATTTGGCCACCGGCTTCAACGGACATATTATTTCGCTGTCAAAATACTACCGGTTCAATATTGTAGTGATGCTGTTCTTAGCCATTACCACAATATCCCTGAACTACCTTTTCCTCACGAAAACCCAGTTTGGAATTATCGGAATTGCCATGGCAACAGCGATCTCGCTCACCTTATTTAATATGATTAAAATTTATTTTAATTACGTGAAATTTAAAGTTTTCCCGCTGACCATCGAAATGATGTACGTTTTCATTATCTGCACTTTGGCGATCACTTTGGCGATCATGTTCCCGGTAACAAATAGCAATTTGGTTAATCTCTTGTACAAACCTGCGTTTGTTCTCATCGTAATTTTCGGTGCAAATCATGTCATGAAAATCTTCCCAACCGAAGATTATCTGAATAAAAAGTTTTTTAAAAGCATCTTTAAATTTTAA
- a CDS encoding glycosyltransferase: protein MKKIAYIELDTHAEIAGNFMELMKESKAFEVDYYLSERIIKQIGKHHSNIHLSENTELLNQLNKKQYDLVIIGTVHRYFNLFNEIAEKFNTSVIVHNLNFTKISSLQLFKNIFKKDFKYRLKLWLKEDLLSAPEVFKKAKNLLVLDQSLLQQNLKYFPVFFNQFQEANNSGIDTVVIPGAVSQARRDYKKVFADLRNYSHTRSHSAKSVQVIFLGKAEGKELLWLKDFEKEKSPNISIQYFTEKVPQNVFDEWMNKAHILWCPIQSETEFFSNKEIYGKTKMSGNIGDAIKYGKVAVFPENYPSDFEFIINERANSGQEIFDFKSENSYDFQKEFSENKIAAELEKILKSLL, encoded by the coding sequence TTGAAAAAAATCGCCTACATCGAGCTCGATACCCACGCAGAAATTGCGGGAAATTTCATGGAATTAATGAAAGAATCCAAAGCATTTGAGGTGGATTATTATCTCTCGGAAAGGATCATTAAACAAATCGGGAAACATCATTCTAATATTCATTTAAGTGAAAACACCGAACTTTTAAACCAGTTAAATAAGAAGCAATATGATCTGGTAATCATTGGAACGGTGCATCGGTATTTTAATTTGTTTAATGAAATTGCCGAAAAATTCAATACTTCGGTGATTGTTCATAATCTGAATTTTACCAAGATCTCCAGTTTGCAACTTTTTAAAAATATCTTTAAAAAAGACTTTAAATACCGTTTGAAACTCTGGCTAAAAGAAGATTTGCTTTCTGCACCGGAAGTCTTTAAAAAAGCAAAAAACCTTTTGGTTTTAGATCAAAGTTTACTGCAGCAAAATCTTAAATATTTCCCTGTTTTCTTTAATCAGTTTCAGGAGGCGAACAATTCAGGAATTGATACGGTTGTCATTCCCGGCGCGGTTTCTCAGGCGAGAAGAGATTATAAAAAAGTGTTTGCTGATCTAAGGAATTATAGCCATACCAGATCTCATTCTGCAAAGTCTGTTCAAGTAATTTTTCTCGGAAAAGCAGAGGGAAAAGAACTTTTGTGGTTAAAAGATTTTGAAAAAGAAAAATCCCCAAATATTTCAATTCAGTATTTTACCGAAAAAGTTCCTCAAAATGTTTTTGATGAATGGATGAATAAAGCCCATATTTTGTGGTGCCCTATTCAAAGTGAAACCGAATTCTTCAGCAACAAAGAAATCTACGGGAAAACCAAAATGAGCGGTAATATCGGCGATGCGATTAAGTATGGGAAAGTGGCTGTCTTTCCCGAAAATTATCCGTCGGATTTTGAGTTTATCATTAATGAAAGGGCGAATTCAGGACAGGAAATTTTCGACTTTAAATCAGAAAATTCGTACGATTTTCAAAAGGAATTCAGTGAAAATAAAATCGCTGCTGAACTTGAAAAAATCTTGAAATCTTTACTCTGA
- a CDS encoding DUF2461 domain-containing protein, with translation MIKNETLSFLKTLERNNNRVWFNENKDQYEKAKDDVLSFVETLIQEIAEFDEEILKIDPKKSLFRIYRDTRFSKDKTPYKTHFGVSLGMGKGSKISGYYLHIEPGKSFLAGGVYNPEPAILKEIRKEISASGDDFLKILEQNDFRNNFRGLSVESKLKRVPTGFEKNHPMAEYLKLKSFTVSHPVSDDSLFAREAAKNFAEIFRSIQPLNNFLELPFH, from the coding sequence ATGATAAAAAACGAAACTTTAAGCTTTCTAAAAACTCTCGAAAGAAACAATAACCGCGTCTGGTTTAATGAAAACAAAGATCAATACGAAAAAGCGAAAGACGATGTGTTATCTTTTGTTGAAACTTTAATTCAGGAAATTGCTGAATTTGATGAAGAAATTTTGAAAATTGATCCTAAAAAATCTCTGTTTCGAATTTATCGTGACACCCGTTTTTCTAAAGATAAAACTCCGTATAAAACGCATTTCGGCGTAAGTTTAGGGATGGGAAAAGGCAGTAAAATTTCGGGATATTACCTGCATATCGAACCGGGCAAATCTTTTCTGGCTGGCGGAGTTTATAATCCGGAACCTGCGATTTTAAAAGAAATCCGAAAGGAAATTTCGGCCAGTGGTGACGATTTTTTAAAGATTTTAGAACAGAACGATTTCCGGAATAATTTCCGTGGATTAAGTGTAGAAAGCAAATTAAAAAGAGTTCCCACCGGTTTTGAAAAGAACCATCCGATGGCAGAATATCTGAAACTGAAAAGTTTTACCGTTAGCCATCCGGTTTCTGACGATTCACTTTTTGCCCGGGAGGCAGCCAAAAATTTCGCGGAAATTTTCCGGAGTATTCAACCGCTGAATAATTTCCTGGAATTGCCTTTCCATTAA